Proteins encoded in a region of the Fusarium falciforme chromosome 6, complete sequence genome:
- a CDS encoding Peroxidase produces the protein MKLSTIAVAALAAAPISEVAAHPGMGDTIREIKRIAARTTWGSSNTQNNKWGSSGSSSNGGSSWPGQSQNNGGQNSWPSSGSSSSGSSQSGNGWSGDSFNPNQLLGDLRTLSDSSLTRVGSDIKKILQGSGNPESRDRYLGVPPMNTPRCKRDTCCVWKYISDELHTLFQGDSGRCSKWARYAVRMGFHDAGTWSTKTAAQGGGADGSIILAGELSRGENLGLQDMGKKYQEVYTKYHDKLGFDQVTYADLIQMGANIAAVTCPLGPRVRSFVGRQDSKKANPNNLLPNVNGNALYLINLFKDKTIGPDDLVALIGAHTTSQQNHVNTDRAGDPQDSTPGVWDVLFYKETIGNAPDRVYKFQSDIALSKHPLTQPAFEAFAGGNGAQRAWNVDYARAYVRLSLLGVNNINDLTECTKVLPQPIDGYKHRDGSRFSKWLKSDDNSWDSKKISQEVENGYTISTPDNKIPTKRGPWRKWW, from the exons ATGAAGCTCTCTACCATCGCGGTAGCCGCTCTCGCGGCCGCCCCTATCTCCGAGGTTGCTGCTCACCCAGGAATGGGAGACACCATCCGTGAGATCAAGCGCATCGCTGCTCGCACCACATGGGGCAGCAGCAACACTCAGAACAACAAATGGGGTAGTTCTGGCAGCTCGAGCAATGGCGGCAGCAGCTGGCCTGGTCAGAGCCAGAACAACGGCGGCCAGAACAGCTGGCCCAGcagtggcagcagcagcagcggtaGCAGCCAGTCTGGCAACGGCTGGTCCGGCGATAGCTTCAACCCCAACCAGCTCCTCGGCGATCTCCGCACTCTCAGCGACAGCTCCCTCACCCGCGTCGGCAGCGACATCAAGAAGATCCTCCAGGGCAGCGGCAACCCCGAGAGCCGGGACCGCTACCTTGGAGTTCCTCCCATGAACACACCTCGCTGCAAGCGAGACACTTGCTGTGTGTGGAAGTACATCTCTGATGAGCTGCACACACTCTTCCAGGGTGACTCTGGTCGTTGCAGCAAGTGGGCTCGCTATGCTGTCCGCATGGGCTTCCACGATGCCGGCACATGGTCCACCAAGACCGCAGCCCAGGGCGGTGGTGCTGATGGTTCCATCATCCTGGCTGGTGAGCTCAGCCGTGGTGAGAACCTCGGTCTCCAGGACATGGGCAAGAAGTACCAGGAGGTGTACACAAAGTACCACGACAAACTCGGCTTCGACCAGGTCACCTACGCCGACCTCATCCAGATGGGAGCCAACATCGCCGCCGTGACATGCCCCCTCGGTCCCCGCGTGCGCTCCTTTGTCGGTCGTCAGGAcagcaagaaggccaacCCCAACAACCTCCTCCCCAACGTCAACGGCAACGCTCTATACCTGATCAACCtcttcaaggacaagaccatCGGCCCAGATGATCTGGTCGCCCTCATCGGCGCCCACACAACCTCTCAGCAGAACCATGTCAACACCGACCGTGCTGGTGATCCCCAGGACAGCACCCCCGGTGTGTGGGATGTCCTCTTCTACAAGGAGACCATAGGAAACGCTCCCGACCGCGTCTACAAGTTCCAGAGTGACATTGCCCTCTCTAAGCACCCCCTGACCCAGCCCGCCTTTGAAGCCTTTGCCGGTGGAAACGGAGCCCAGCGTGCCTGGAACGTG GATTACGCCCGCGCCTACGTTCGCCTCAGCCTTCTGGgcgtcaacaacatcaacgacCTCACAGAGTGCACCAAGGTTCTGCCTCAGCCCATCGACGGCTACAAGCACCGTGACGGCAGCCGGTTCAGCAAGTGGCTCAAGAGCGACGACAACTCGTGGGACTCGAAGAAGATCTCTCAAGAGGTTGAGAACGGTTACACCATCTCGACGCCCGACAACAAGATCCCTACCAAGCGTGGACCCTGGCGCAAGTGGTGGTGA
- a CDS encoding Zn(2)-C6 fungal-type domain-containing protein translates to MKRLGYKKSRKGCLRCKQRRVKCDEKVPCTACCRHGVPCSLEGSGSVTPEVPSGRDRVPARQQPSSSRSSSERSKEQNTPPTSDLFSCFSHFQSEAANNPQDPGWISDIELTHHYTANAHRTLYSPCCHAYNALQNDVPREGFSHPFLLHQLLAFSALHLAFLKPESRNRYLIQASQHQGVAVSTMNSLLAKSLPSSEFHAMYATSIFVAISAFGTYPSCDRYQESFRPIDGLVDIFILIRGMNILLRSSGEELRNGPLKGLLNGCDCPPFENIGRLETVASKLGDLLPAVQDQLPLLDTEDGQLCVDTIAGFIETISRVTSTPKSAPTPELRVIFAWPMGLSNTFLSLLRNCETLALAILSYYCVLIHSREPKYWFLQGWTNALMKVVVAKVVGTRWEGLIQWPLQVMRENETATGTVGEHPESRAAQEVTYPIC, encoded by the exons ATGAAGCGGCTCGGGTATAAGAAATCCCGTAAGGGTTGTTTACGGTGTAAACAGCGAAGAGTCAAG TGTGACGAAAAGGTCCCCTGCACTGCGTGTTGCAGACACGGCGTGCcctgcagcctcgaggggTCAGGCTCTGTTACCCCTGAAGTCCCATCGGGTCGAGACCGTGTGCCAGCTAGACAG CAACCGTCTTCTTCTAGGTCTTCTTCTGAGAGGAGCAAGGAGCAGAATACACCGCCAACATCCGACTTGTTTTCATGTTTTTCACATTTCCAATCCGAGGCCGCAAACAATCCACAAGATCCAGGTTGGATATCAGATATTGAACTAACACATCACTACACGGCCAACGCCCATCGGACTCTATACTCACCATGCTGTCATGCATACAACGCACTCCAAAACGATGTCCCAAGGGAAGGCTTCTCCCACCCCTTTCTCCTCCACCAACTCCTCGCTTTCTCCGCCCTCCACCTAGCGTTCCTGAAACCAGAGTCTCGCAACAGATATCTCATCCAGGCCTCGCAGCACCAAGGAGTGGCAGTCAGCACCATGAACTCTCTCTTGGCAAAGTCTCTGCCATCAAGTGAATTCCACGCCATGTATGCAACTTCAATATTCGTCGCCATAAGCGCTTTTGGTACCTATCCCAGCTGCGACAGGTATCAAGAGTCTTTCCGTCCCATAGATGGCCTGGTCGACAtattcatcctcatccgcgGCATGAACATTCTTCTCCGCTCATCTGGTGAGGAGTTGCGAAACGGACCCTTGAAGGGTTTACTGAACGGGTGCGATTGTCCACCCTTTGAGAACATTGGCCGCCTTGAGACGGTGGCTTCCAAGCTAGGGGATCTCCTACCAGCTGTACAAGACCAATTACCCTTGCTCGACACTGAAGATGGACAGCTCTGTGTAGACACCATCGCCGGGTTCATTGAAACCATCTCGAGGGTCACCAGCACCCCCAAGTCGGCGCCAACACCCGAGCTGAGGGTCATCTTTGCCTGGCCCATGGGACTCTCAAACACCTTTCTATCACTCTTGAGAAACTGCGAGACACTGGCCCTGGCAATCCTTTCTTACTACTGCGTGCTGATTCACTCGCGAGAACCAAAGTACTGGTTTCTCCAAGGCTGGACGAACGCGCTGATGAAGGTTGTGGTGGCAAAGGTGGTTGGTACACGGTGGGAGGGACTGATACAATGGCCATTGCAGGTGATGAGAGAAAATGAGACGGCGACGGGGACTGTAGGGGAGCACCCGGAGTCTCGCGCCGCCCAAGAGGTAACGTATCCGATATGTTGA
- a CDS encoding Zn(2)-C6 fungal-type domain-containing protein, giving the protein MAPDSIAKRRACVSCTSAKLKCTPHANGRCERCSRLGKHCEYQNMPERRRKQRVTGRVEALESKIDGLMAQISHLTKQNDPQTSTASTSTVSSGDRVEDYSLGELVEDTQDATPYEPPVTVLHELVGTSEAESLINDFKSNWTSKFPFVVVALERSAVDIHAHNPFLCLCILGVTMDFLHPLRKRIYNEIMDQITSKIIRDAERSLDLLQGLLVYAAWYRHPLHIGKREAVMFVQLCTTLVYDLDLDKKTGLTIEEQHAVLGTFWLSASLKLMLNKPVGLPHSKQVEDCSRELAASTACSSDPWAGHLARLQSFMSKVDDDHHAHKTVFQSAGAEVLTQIFSIRYARELEELKSSVARALVGCPKPVERFLRMEIECAELSTLRFCLVDSLWVSESTSARRSTMLWRALKLSRSIIENLINTPEAEVRQITFVTLDRVWTTFEILAKTTWALIQSLLGEKDQPVNQAAVRGILAEGNFLKLISEVRNRLEKTARNVPEADKELELFNVFHSRVKLFAKCYDKRIKDSTGVDPWEVGEDVVVEQSDMWEGGVDLRQEMADVPLLTHNQVFDQAWWNEFLRLYR; this is encoded by the exons ATGGCTCCTGATTCGATCGCCAAGCGTCGCGCTTGCGTGTCATGCACATCGGCTAAGCTGAAATGTACACCTCATGCCAACGGCCGGTGTGAGCGATGCTCCCGTTTGGGTAAGCACTGCGAGTATCAGAATATGCCCGAAAGGAGACGTAAACAAAGAGTTACAGG TCGAGTGGAAGCTCTCGAAAGCAAGATTGATGGTCTCATGGCTCAGATCTCACACCTGACCAAGCAGAACGATCCTCAAACTAGCACTGCTTCAACCTCTACTGTGTCTTCTGGTGACAGAGTTGAAGACTATTCCTTGGGTGAGCTTGTGGAAGATACTCAAGATGCTACCCCTTACGAACCACCAGTTACCGTGTTGCACGAGTTGGTGGGCACGAGTGAGGCAGAATCTCTCATAAACGACTTCAAGTCCAACTGGACGTCAAAGTTCCCATTTGTTGTCGTTGCGCTTGAGAGGTCGGCTGTCGATATTCATGCCCACAACCCCTTTCTCTGCCTTTGCATCCTTGGAGTTACCATGGACTTTCTACACCCTCTTCGCAAGCGCATATATAACGAGATCATGGACCAGATCACTTCAAAGATCATCCGTGATGCTGAGAGAAGTTTGGATCTCTTGCAGGGTCTTCTTGTATATGCTGCCTGGTATCGCCATCCTCTCCATATTGGGAAGCGAGAAGCTGTGATGTTTGTCCAGTTGTGCACAACTCTGGTGTACGACTTGGATCTGGACAAGAAGACGGGCTTGACGATAGAGGAGCAACATGCTGTACTCGGGACATTTTGGCTCTCTGCAAG CTTGAAGTTGATGCTGAACAAGCCAGTCGGCCTCCCGCACAGCAAGCAGGTGGAGGATTGTTCTCGGGAGCTGGCAGCTTCAACCGCATGCTCGAGTGACCCGTGGGCTGGGCATCTTGCTCGCTTACAGTCATTCATGAGCAAAGTGGATGATGATCACCATGCGCACAAGACCGTATTTCAATCTGCCGGAGCTGAAGTTCTTACCCAAATCTTCAGCATTAGATACGCTCGTGAGCTCGAGGAACTGAAGAGCTCAGTAGCAAGAGCTCTCGTTGGTTGTCCCAAGCCTGTTG AGCGCTTCCTGCGAATGGAAATTGAATGCGCCGAGTTGTCCACCCTGCGGTTTTGCCTCGTAGATAGTCTCTGGGTTTCCGAAAGCACGTCTGCCAGAAGAAGCACGATGCTGTGGCGGGCTCTCAAACTGAGTAGATCAATAATCGAAAACTTGATCAATACCCCAGAGGCAGAGGTTCGACAAATCACGTTTGTCACGCTAGACCGGGTCTGGACGACTTTTGAGATTCTGGCCAAGACCACTTGGGCACTTATCCAGTCTCTCCTAGGCGAAAAGGATCAGCCGGTCAATCAAGCAGCTGTGCGGGGTATCCTTGCCGAGGGCAACTTTCTCAAGCTCATATCTGAGGTGAGAAATAGGCTAGAGAAGACGGCGAGAAACGTCCCCGAGGCGGACAAGGAGTTGGAGCTGTTCAACGTGTTTCATTCTAGAGTCAAGCTATTTGCCAAGTGCTACGATAAGCGTATCAAAGACTCTACAGGTGTTGATCCATGGGAAGTTGGCGAGGATGTGGTGGTTGAGCAGAGCGACATGTGGGAGGGGGGTGTTGACTTGAGACAAGAGATGGCAGATGTTCCACTCCTCACCCATAATCAGGTTTTTGATCAGGCTTGGTGGAATGAG TTCCTCCGTCTATACAGGTAG